The Kwoniella shandongensis chromosome 2, complete sequence DNA segment GACATCGGTATAGCCTCCCAGCACGCTGACGCTGTGTCGCAGATGAACATAGGTTGAAAAAGTCgggcgaggagggagatgtgtGGAAGATGGAATGTTATGTCGAGGTGAAGCCCCAAATGGTATGGCATACCTCGAACGAAATTCTGGAACATACTATCGTTCATCGACCGACTACTGCATAGGCTCTGCACTGTCCCGGGTCGTGAACCCATGATATTACCGCAATTTATTTCGTCTTCCATCAGTCATCGGTCATCGGATCACTCGGGCTAAGTTGTCTTCCATTCCTCGCAGGTATTCACCATCAACGTCCGGCTCGGTCGTCGTACACCATGGAAGTCTGACCTCATCGCTGAACCCACTATCGATGGTCGATCCATCCATTCTCTCCATGTGAAGAAAAACTGGCACCGTGCTCATACTCTGCATACCGTGTTTGAGGAAGATCCAGATGGGGATCTGAAGGAATGTCAATTGACATTTGGGAAATCGGTGAGTCATCGTTCAAAATCATCGTTCTATCGTCCAGGTATGGTAGCGATTGCAATCGTAACTCGACTGAAAGGAACATTGATATCCAACTATAGTCGGACCTCGATACATGGGGAGAAGTGGACGAcaatgatgacgacgacgatggacGAGGTACGATCACCATCGAAGTGTCGCGAGGTGAGGTCGAAAAGATCAAACcggtcaagaagaggattgAGCAGAGGATCAATGGTCGCGGCGTGAGTTGATCCAATCAGTTGGCCACTTTCAAGCATTGACGTTGGAGTATACATCGCAGAACGGCAGAGGTGGAGTGATGTAAGTATAGCCATACCGCGTGTATATCCACCTTGGGCAGTCATCATGCCTGCGTTTCTTTATCAGAATCAGAACGGTCATAGTTGACATTGACGTGCAGCGCTGGGAACTCGATCGCGTCTGTGCAGAACACGGCCTTCGCCGAGGAGTTCAGgtatgacgatgaagactgTCAGCAGCCATGGATCAGATTTgtcttcaaggtgagttcgagaCCCGCTTGCTGTGCATCGAGTAAAACCTGACCGGGAAGGGTGAGGTCGTAGTACCGAACTAGAGACTGCCTCATTAGGAATAGACTTCTCGATCGAAGTGGGTGATCTTTGCACACACCAGGCTGGAGTGTGTCGCTCTAACTCATTTTCGCGTGTACCTTCAGTCCCGGCACAACAGCATCCTGTCCAGGTTTGCTACTCCACCAAGGTGAAAGTGGAACCGGACACTCCACTATCTAGTGACGACGAGCAGATCGATCCCGAAGTCAACTCAAGCGCATTCGGGGTTGCGGTGCCGCTGCATAGCAGTACTCAGCCATCAAGATCAATCAagcgagaaagagatgaaTCAATGGATCAGCGCATCGCAGAAAGGAATAGGCAAGACATGCTGCAGAAAGAGCGTGACGCGTATAAGGTATGTTCTGGCGGTCGTTTGAGTAAAAGGAGGTGCTCAACAACTGGCTGATTGTTTATTCGACCTGTAGGCGAGGTCCGAGCGACTGGCAAGAGCTAGAAAGGCGTCGGTCATGACTGTTGATACGATGTATGGCTTGTGATTGTGGTACCGCAGACGTGAACAAGTATATGATCACACCGCCATCGTTGTAATATAGTGTATATTATTGAACGAATGTAACATCCCATGCAGCATATGAATCATATCGAGTTCGCCAGTATCAGGAACATACGAGGACAACCGCAATACACTTGAATATCAGCCACATCAATCCCCCagaatttgatcccgctctGTATCAGCCGCATTGAGAGTTGTGAGTTGTGATGGATGACGATTCATTCGGTGGCCAAACCAACGACAACAATCACCTTTAATTCCACACAACGACGATAACATCACTTGCATTCTCACATCGTTTATAATCTCGTCACAACCACTTCTCGTATCTACTACATCAGCTACTAGTCAGCTCTGGGACTCGCTCGAAAGTCCTATCTTGCCCACATCCGACTACACCTAatctcacaccttcctccctacCCCTTCCCCCCCTTTAGCCAAGATGTCAGGATGGATGTCCTATTTCACAGGGAAGAAAGATACGCGTGAATCCGCTCGAGATGCGATCGTGGGATTACGTCAAAacttgttgatgttggagaagaaggaggagtttttgcagaagaagattgatgaggagatgaagaaggcgaaagcgAATGCGACGACGAATAAGAGATGTGAGTTGGTGCACAAGTGAGGCTTGGATCACTTGTTAGGTCTTTCTGCTTGGTTGGTGAGGGAATCACAGCTCGGCATGGTTTGAGCAAGGGGGTGCTGCCCGGTAACGGGGGATTCGTGAATCTCAGAAGGATGACTAGTGGTTATTGTTAAGAGATAATGAAGCTAATACAAACCCCCGCGTACAGTGGCCATGAACGCACTTAGACAGAAGAAAGCGCACGAGAACGAATTGGATAGAATTGCAGGCCAAAGATTGACGTTGGAAACGCAGGTGGgtatctcctctttcaaatcGTTATGAAACTCGGCGGTTGCTTTGACTAAACTCATTGCCCTGCTAGGTAAACGCGATCGAATCTGCAAACTTGAATGCGGAGACGATGGCTGCGATGAAGAAAGGTGCAGATGCCCTCAAGGGTATTCACAGCAACCTGTACGTGTTATCTCTTCCCGTTGCCAAACAGACTCTGGCGCTAGCACCAGTCGGCTTCACATTGAGATGTTACCGCAACGCAACGCCCGGAAGAGTCTGAGAAAATCTTGGACGTACGCTGATATCGTCTCCGTTCTCAAACAGCACCGCCGAAGGCGTCGATGCTACTATGGACAAGATCAGGGAACAGATGGATCTCACAAACGAGATTTCGGACGCTATTTCAAACCCCGTGGGAATGGGTATTGTTCTGGACGAGGTGTGTTTCCATGCTACTCTctactctttctccctcacaGACaatctcgccttctccacTTGCTTGTTCCTTTCCGATTTTATTCGTGCACTTGCTCACGCCTAGTAACTCACGCAGGACGACCTCAAAGACGAGCTCGAAGCTCTCGAGCAAGAACAACTGGACGACAGACTCGCCGGAGCAGACCGTGTACCGGATCATATTCCCACATCACCAATCGGGCAGCGTAAGTCTCATGCAATTGCTTGTTTAGCTGTACATTATACTTacacatctcatctcatGATTACAGGCGCTCCCGTACATCaacaagtggaggaagacgacgaggaagcgcAACTCCGACAACTCCAAGCGGAGCTCGCAGAGTAGTCTGCGATTATCCACTCCCAGCTGCGCTCCAACGCCCAACGTTGTTTCGATTTGTTAACGCTAGATCACTTCTATATCGATACCCTATCCGCGTGGTCCCGAACGTCCTTTCCCTACGTCCATCCTCTCAACCGTCCTTCTCTACAGCTAGAGAGCTAGCCCATACGACCAATCTACCTAATTTACATTTTCCATACATACCGCTGCTCCGATTGAAATCGATTGGAGCAAAGCAAACCCAGACAACCATTCCATAGCTTTCTCAGTCTCTCTGTTTGACTATTTGCGGACTCGACAATGAGCATGTAACAACATATCACAGACACTATAGTCCGCTAGGGTTTGGTCGTTGTAATGTGAATGAGATCGCTTATCAACAATGGGTGATGAGTGACGTGGGGTTTATTTCATATGATGACACCTATCTTTTGATCGAAGAATTTGATTCCGTGATTACGATTATTATTTTGAGCGAAGAGTGCTTCTCCACTTTTTGAGATCATAGTCACAGTCACATCGTTTCCAAAATCTTGATCAGCGTTGTGATAATCAGATCTGATCTAGCAGAATTATCTATAAAAGCACTCAGGCATAAATCAAGATGGTGAGTAAATCTGGATTGTGGGAGGAGCATCATCGTCTACGAAGGGGTGAGCTGATGACGCTATAATCGTGCGTAGCCGCCCCGAACAAAAGCTCAACAGTCAGGTCTGGGCAAAGCCCTCATCAACAGACGACACAAAGAAGCTGTCGCTCCGAAAGAATCCCAATTGGTATGTTTGAATGGCACAGTCGCAGCTTCCCATGTATATAGCCAAGAGCAATGAAAGCTGATAACCCTGTTGATGGTGATAACAGTACACGCTTGACGAGTCGAATCCGCTTGCTTCGGTGACACATGAGAGAGATCTGGACGAGTTCTTGGCAAATGCTGCATTGGCCGATCATGATTTCACAACTGGTAAGTAGACCGTCACTTCCCACCCATGCTATCTCTCTCTGCCTAACCCGTTGGTTCCCGTCACTGTCATTgccactgctgctgctgacaATCGTATGTGTGACGCAGAACGAAGCAAGATGAGAGTCATCTCCGCACCCAATATGCCGACGTCAAGTAAcaaccctttcctcctctctgcggaagaggagaaagaagtgactaagaagaagttggatttCAGTGGAGACCTGAGAGTAccaaggaggtgagctgcCGAAGACTGATATATGGACGGCTTGCTGACGATGAAGTATCGCATAGACCGCCATGGACGAGAAAGACCACTAGACTTGAATTGGAGAGACAAGAGAGAGACTCATTCCTCGAATGGAGACGTGGACTCGCACAGTCAGTTGCTCGATTCTTTCCACTCGCCGTAGGCAAGGTCAACTGACCCTTTTCTTTGTTCTCAGACTCGCCGAAAactccaacctcctcttgACACCTTTCGAGCGAAAC contains these protein-coding regions:
- a CDS encoding vacuolar-sorting protein SNF7 — encoded protein: MSGWMSYFTGKKDTRESARDAIVGLRQNLLMLEKKEEFLQKKIDEEMKKAKANATTNKRLAMNALRQKKAHENELDRIAGQRLTLETQVNAIESANLNAETMAAMKKGADALKGIHSNLTAEGVDATMDKIREQMDLTNEISDAISNPVGMGIVLDEDDLKDELEALEQEQLDDRLAGADRVPDHIPTSPIGQRAPVHQQVEEDDEEAQLRQLQAELAE